The proteins below are encoded in one region of Veillonellales bacterium:
- a CDS encoding right-handed parallel beta-helix repeat-containing protein, with protein MDDIKNIYAIDPKKWNIYPDGTHSLETAAGINNALQYACDNKYNGGYLSSGTYLIDAVSHPILIPDKLSFYMHADCILQAETTFRPLYSIVKLVNCSNLEIRGGQIIGDTTEHIFYLTSLFESGSINETTGATAADSTKIRTINFLDSSIYNNFFDENFFLIQKNSSIASSVCDVYQYDANGVFISKITGVTLQTDVYSANAQLKDANAVKFKIVITQADPAGAQVYMRNGIYPTHEFGYGIQLLQCTDIKIADCYIGKCTGDSIIFDHSPAYANPNTGIVVDHCVLDGSRRQGISIVSGQYITIINNAIKNIKGTDPQYGIDIEDETGYGNDILIENNRFTGNNHGDVNNFNGRNVIIRNNTMQGGVGGINTYAIANVYGYNSIYEDNIITGFGTGVGIACNSGAKDYSAKWFIVKGNIVKGFSRGIGIGKANTAIVENNHIENCENSITFDNINYLFVKGNTYYNNTYTNYDWLGTIADGSIAGESIYNSTVLLAKNIPVVSSSFFSCLLSGCVADADAVFSNCIFNAMAADQTKQLIAYDGNFKFKNCIFKGTISNVAGKNAYYIIAGNRVTFEGCTIETNACQFLWVYKDALLKDCNIKMNAATPITLIKSVAFDPAVFIIQNCNFRNTGANSITIDLGSTVSASYFINNVNQGSIILVKQSTHTEVNTVTIA; from the coding sequence ATGGATGACATAAAAAATATATACGCTATAGATCCTAAAAAATGGAATATTTATCCAGACGGAACGCATTCCTTGGAAACCGCAGCAGGCATTAACAATGCATTGCAATATGCCTGCGACAACAAGTATAATGGAGGATACTTATCTAGTGGCACCTATCTTATTGACGCCGTATCCCACCCCATATTAATTCCTGATAAATTATCATTTTATATGCATGCTGACTGTATTTTGCAAGCGGAAACAACATTTCGTCCTTTATATAGTATTGTAAAGCTGGTCAATTGCAGCAATTTAGAAATTAGAGGGGGACAGATAATCGGTGATACGACAGAGCACATATTTTATTTAACCAGTTTATTTGAATCGGGCAGCATCAATGAGACTACCGGCGCAACTGCTGCGGATTCCACTAAAATTAGGACAATAAATTTTTTGGATTCTTCAATATACAATAATTTTTTTGATGAAAACTTTTTTTTAATACAAAAAAACAGCTCGATTGCCTCAAGCGTTTGTGATGTATACCAATATGACGCGAATGGAGTTTTCATAAGTAAAATTACCGGGGTTACACTACAAACGGATGTATATTCAGCTAATGCGCAATTAAAAGATGCCAATGCTGTAAAATTTAAAATCGTCATAACACAGGCAGACCCTGCAGGCGCGCAAGTATATATGCGGAATGGCATCTATCCTACACACGAATTTGGCTATGGGATACAGTTATTGCAATGCACAGATATTAAAATCGCCGATTGTTATATAGGAAAATGTACCGGTGATTCGATTATTTTTGATCACAGCCCAGCCTATGCAAATCCTAATACAGGGATAGTTGTAGATCATTGCGTTTTAGACGGCAGCAGGCGGCAAGGGATTTCGATTGTCAGCGGGCAATATATAACGATTATAAATAATGCCATTAAAAACATAAAGGGGACAGATCCTCAATATGGCATTGATATAGAAGATGAGACAGGGTATGGCAACGATATTTTAATCGAAAATAATCGTTTTACAGGTAATAATCATGGAGATGTAAATAATTTCAATGGCAGAAATGTTATTATACGTAACAATACGATGCAAGGTGGTGTCGGGGGTATTAATACTTACGCAATAGCTAATGTATATGGCTATAATTCTATTTATGAGGATAATATTATTACCGGGTTCGGAACGGGTGTGGGTATAGCGTGTAATTCGGGCGCAAAGGACTACTCCGCTAAGTGGTTTATTGTTAAAGGCAATATAGTAAAAGGATTTTCGCGAGGTATAGGGATAGGCAAGGCAAATACGGCAATTGTAGAAAATAACCATATAGAGAATTGTGAGAACAGCATTACATTTGATAACATAAATTATTTATTTGTTAAAGGCAACACTTATTACAATAACACTTATACTAACTATGACTGGTTAGGTACTATTGCAGATGGCAGTATAGCCGGCGAATCAATTTATAATTCAACAGTCCTATTAGCTAAAAATATACCAGTAGTATCCTCATCTTTCTTTTCTTGTTTACTATCTGGCTGCGTGGCGGATGCAGATGCTGTCTTTTCAAATTGTATTTTTAATGCGATGGCTGCTGACCAAACTAAGCAGTTAATAGCCTACGATGGCAATTTTAAGTTTAAAAATTGTATTTTTAAAGGAACTATTAGTAATGTTGCAGGTAAAAATGCTTATTATATTATTGCCGGCAATCGAGTAACATTTGAGGGGTGCACGATAGAAACCAATGCCTGTCAGTTTTTATGGGTGTATAAGGATGCTTTGCTAAAGGATTGCAATATAAAAATGAATGCAGCAACGCCGATAACCCTGATTAAATCTGTTGCGTTTGACCCAGCCGTATTCATAATTCAAAATTGCAACTTTAGAAATACGGGTGCAAATAGTATAACTATTGATTTGGGTTCCACGGTTTCAGCTTCTTATTTTATCAATAATGTAAATCAGGGGTCAATCATATTAGTCAAACAATCAACCCATACGGAGGTTAATACTGTAACAATAGCTTAA